A genomic region of Luteolibacter sp. Y139 contains the following coding sequences:
- a CDS encoding adenylate/guanylate cyclase domain-containing protein, with protein sequence MLDGVTSTAVANKTERLLRLATGFVGVVLAVLAGYLALFRLGGDVRTLSYDIPFTLRSDIPFTAGHRSASFDDVRIVYIDELDGSFVNRSAQSKLLDLLNEAGARAVVYDLIFDRPSDDPAIDREFAAAMLRFRGVDENLTPVPGKIQRPVLLACGRKLLNQTGDNTQKFDVIGEQLIPPNDELLAAADDFGLVALSHDKKFTVRELSTGTPDEPSLTWKAAVALGAPLTEPIRQRPRWVNYAGPPNSIPSYNASDLVRGGVPSFLRDKVVVVGAKPGMVGAAAGIDLFSTPFHRLDVGGNLALMSGVEVQATLLANLLRNNWLVSSSEGSDLWLIKIAGLLAGALFAWLRPARGFLTAALLIVALIAAGTLCVHFHRFWFPWSVLAFLQIPVALVWGTASHFYIERFFRAKLTEEQRQLREAFAKYLSPQMLDRLTAEGFRMKVGGEKVEAAILFTDIEDFTNMSERVGDPEKIVSTLNEYFERTTSHVFDDDGVVIKFIGDAIFAAWGAPLPEPQSAPKAARAAWKLSQSSKDIINGERLNTRIGLHFGEVVAGNIGSMRRVDYTMIGDAVNLAARLESLNKMLGTSILMSDEVQRRLGDEFVTRKVGHFRVKGRREITIIHELLGPAVHGTPEWIGIYHQALAALAEDQPHQACELFMKTSASKGEKDGPSSFFMKRLDAGEAIPGGIVEMTEK encoded by the coding sequence ATGCTAGACGGAGTCACGTCGACCGCAGTCGCGAACAAGACCGAGCGGCTGCTTCGCCTCGCCACGGGGTTCGTTGGCGTCGTTCTTGCGGTCCTTGCTGGCTATCTGGCCCTGTTCCGGCTCGGCGGAGATGTCCGGACGTTGAGCTATGACATTCCGTTCACACTGCGCTCTGACATCCCGTTCACCGCGGGCCACCGAAGCGCGAGCTTTGACGACGTGCGCATCGTCTACATCGATGAGCTCGACGGCTCCTTCGTGAACCGCAGCGCGCAATCGAAGCTGCTGGATCTCCTGAACGAGGCGGGTGCACGCGCCGTGGTCTATGATTTGATCTTCGATCGCCCCTCGGATGATCCGGCAATCGATCGTGAATTCGCCGCGGCGATGCTGCGGTTCCGAGGAGTGGACGAAAATCTAACGCCGGTTCCGGGCAAGATTCAGCGGCCCGTCTTGCTCGCCTGTGGACGGAAGTTGCTGAACCAAACCGGCGACAACACCCAAAAGTTCGACGTTATCGGCGAACAATTGATCCCGCCCAACGACGAGTTGCTGGCCGCGGCCGATGACTTCGGCCTCGTGGCACTTTCCCACGATAAGAAATTCACGGTGCGCGAACTCAGCACCGGCACCCCCGACGAACCATCCCTGACATGGAAGGCCGCAGTCGCCTTGGGAGCACCTCTGACCGAGCCGATCCGCCAAAGACCGCGCTGGGTGAACTACGCGGGGCCACCGAACTCCATTCCCTCTTACAATGCCTCCGACTTGGTGCGTGGCGGTGTTCCATCCTTCCTCCGTGACAAGGTCGTCGTCGTGGGGGCGAAGCCAGGGATGGTGGGAGCTGCCGCGGGGATCGACCTTTTCTCAACTCCCTTTCACCGCCTCGACGTGGGCGGAAACCTTGCCCTGATGAGCGGCGTGGAAGTGCAGGCGACGCTGCTGGCAAACCTGCTCCGGAACAACTGGCTGGTCAGCTCCTCGGAGGGAAGCGACCTGTGGCTGATCAAGATCGCCGGCCTACTCGCCGGCGCCCTTTTCGCCTGGCTGCGTCCGGCACGCGGGTTTCTCACCGCGGCACTGCTCATCGTGGCCTTGATCGCCGCCGGAACCCTCTGTGTGCACTTCCACCGCTTCTGGTTCCCTTGGAGCGTCCTCGCCTTCCTCCAAATCCCGGTGGCGCTCGTCTGGGGCACGGCGTCGCATTTCTACATCGAGCGCTTCTTCCGCGCGAAGCTGACCGAGGAACAGCGCCAGCTCCGCGAGGCCTTCGCGAAATATCTCTCGCCGCAGATGCTCGACCGCCTCACCGCGGAGGGTTTCCGCATGAAGGTCGGCGGCGAGAAGGTCGAGGCAGCGATCCTCTTCACCGACATCGAGGACTTCACGAACATGTCCGAGCGCGTCGGCGATCCGGAGAAGATCGTGAGCACGCTCAACGAGTACTTCGAGCGCACCACCAGCCACGTGTTCGACGACGATGGCGTGGTCATCAAGTTCATCGGCGACGCGATTTTCGCCGCATGGGGCGCGCCTCTTCCAGAGCCACAGTCAGCACCCAAGGCCGCCCGCGCCGCTTGGAAGCTCTCCCAGAGCAGCAAGGACATCATCAATGGCGAGCGCCTCAATACCCGCATCGGACTGCATTTCGGCGAAGTCGTGGCGGGGAACATCGGCAGCATGCGGCGCGTCGACTACACCATGATCGGCGATGCGGTGAACTTGGCCGCACGTCTGGAGTCGCTGAACAAGATGCTCGGCACCTCGATCCTCATGAGCGATGAGGTCCAGCGCCGTCTCGGTGACGAATTCGTCACCCGCAAGGTCGGCCACTTCCGGGTGAAGGGTCGTCGGGAGATTACGATCATCCACGAACTGCTCGGTCCGGCGGTCCATGGAACCCCGGAATGGATCGGCATTTATCACCAGGCGCTCGCGGCACTCGCAGAGGATCAACCCCATCAGGCATGCGAGCTGTTCATGAAGACCTCCGCCAGCAAGGGCGAGAAGGATGGACCCAGCTCATTCTTCATGAAGCGGCTTGATGCCGGAGAGGCTATCCCCGGCGGTATCGTCGAGATGACTGAGAAATGA
- a CDS encoding cadherin-like beta sandwich domain-containing protein, with product MLQFPHIPRAFRTAIGCAALLASAASAAEPVPFAWTDAVDGAWSDATKWTSADSSAPAAAGLATYEIEFSPVGTYTANQDQNAGFLLNRLTFGGSTVTVSGNALQFTTNGASLPEIRQNGDAEAIVDVPLGLGADLSFGGTGTATVTLNGALTGNGALTKNGAALLSLTGANSYRGNTTITEGTLRLAQPNTGNDKSVVSIAAGATLDLNFIGSDTVATLVLGGVPQLDGLYNAANTGGAITGTGSLLVVTPPTWADAKLSSFIIGSSVLSPAFSPLTGTYSTTVANTVTTITVKPTASGEDATITVNGNNVASGATSNPIGLAVGPNLITTLVRAKDGVTTRTYTVNVNRGSAATVATTPAVVIDATRATLNGTTNPFGAATVYFEYGPTAAFGSRTPDRDLSGNTLRTFAASVNGLSGATTYQFRSVLVNPAGTIYGDTRQFTTAPNPPVAATGSPANITTSTATLVGAVNPNGVQASAYFEYGLTTAYGQSTPVQKITAGFNTVAVQAPNLSLIAGASYHYRLVASNTAGTAFGNDVIFTVTTGGGSGTASAVPTVTTGAAGGVATESAILQSSVNANGGTTLVKFEYGLTASLGTSTSQQGIGNGTDPVDVARSITGLLPGTLYYYRVSASNGLGASNGDTLTFTTASPAPTAVTGESTVLTTTTVRIDGSARARGADAEVWIDYGTDGIIFDSVRATPGTVSGDGVIPISAELDELAQGVTYHYRVRAVGPGGTGNGETKTFDVESLSGLIQQFPPGVPLADRRGSVDVTLSPADIGGGWRFAGEQFWRASGVPATGLTTGDRVIEYRPVAGYVQPATEAVAVASVVTPLALARTYTPSGTPGSGSVTVTLKPQNLTEDEAPARWKFYGEDDTAWRESGVTVADLVPGEYVILCKPITGRATPAPVTATVDDGQNTAVTITYYIAEEAIGTAPTMVPFEAVSTDASVPNGFVGQIRSDAGSGTGFVVRPKVVVTVGHAVFDDGTLSIATGLQWLFQHDRGVHSPVPKIPRGHYLMTGYAAQRALDNSPGVSSPQSQNLDVATMFFLEDVGRGGFSGFLASDNLTNEFLLSDSLKTLTGYPIDGTSEADLDRMHATPPAAVTFAKGFERTYTTSDIRASGGASGGPLCVLSNGAYYPAAVYLGGTGQTVVRSFDSDVVEMIGFASDSSGDGVGASGGGGTSTLVEDYDEPTLGGLKVVIEPAAARNAGAGWRINPAAAYQPSGSQLDDLSPAEYEVSFPTIAGFVPPVTESVTLEEGKLTTLTFTYESVVVAPVITSAATVSGNRGEALSYQITADHSAVLFTLRGVLPQGLSFDGSNGLISGIPTEAGVFPVVIGASNSGGADSRPLVITTLPLIANQAVAVNYLVPMSYQVLSSESAGAQWSATGLPPGTSIHPATGIISGTPTTPAVYPAVVTVTTRGASAHATVTITVKGIAPHITQNPVASRSLQYGTTTTLTVAATGLPEPTFQWYEGPSGNTDAPVLGATSPLFMTPPVTVNTRFWARASSISGSADSSATVITVLPSSNANLIGLYTSEGDVSPIFNFGITAYFITVPNDVPSIQITPIAEVLQSTVKVANQLVPADAASDPVTLSPTSTVIPIDVTSGNGSTTKRYTLTVTRSAPPSVVTGTVADGGDKTATLTGTATPNGPATVFFQYGTTPTFGNATAGQVISGNSALGIQGGLFGLLPEVTYYYRIGLTTSAGTIFGTTKNFTTKQSPPLVATGQAVDVAEGSVKLVGAVDPNGTATSVYFECGEFVGPSWYPQNTPTQQVPGGSSVVDIEATLTGLHVGGSYAYRLIGISSFGQTSGEFVYFVVGQSGSGTGIPTTLPVATTEEALDVTDTSALLQGTVNPQGGTTFTRFEYGLTTGYGSSTPASGIGSGTEDATVVRTASGLLPGSTYHYRVVAFNSLGITYGEDRTFATGLQTPIATTLAASPLEAGGIRVTGTARARGGPAEVYFEYGTDGVSFPNRVRATELTVNGDDDKPISAPLDGLLPQQTYYYRSLAIRAGNNNSFGIGETKSFRSDALAGLFQKFPRELDETAHSGELQVFLTPTGLGKWRFVGDIEWKASGAVAKGLTTGDREIEFFPEPGRLQPGRELIGIISGTPRVVITRDYLQSTVPRSGALQVFMEPKSRTLPSVPLGQRPQWRLSGFNGGPWTESGGTLTGIAPGNHLVEFKAALDLDAPAPVKVLVADGETRTYTFAYDPDLDATKASSLRELTFDTISTRRNLPYAYVGHLRTDSGSFSGFVVKPRVVATVAQAMFDEVTLSQVPGAQWLFQRSREVHEPVPMVPRGFYVFDGYAAQRASENTPGQPGIASQRYNAAAIYFAGEAGRGGYSGFLSTDGAIQPLVTATTLKTVVGYPFRGSGSADGRAKMNAFRATAAGYVPVTEGVFGTDKIHALSGMLGGPVCAQLDGGSYFPAGIYVGGNNAQNLVRSIDTSVIDLFNRAEITAQTGNNNTSGGISLTSYTAISTTLSKGALTVILEPAEARAAGALWKLNNEVSFLASGTRKNNLTVAPYNIQLKDAPGFVTPTMQTVNVLGSSLLTVTITYAPQVSAISSWRSDHFGTTANAGNASDSEDPDHDGSINIDEYTAGTDPNNPNDVFRVGSVTRTGNSVSVVVPAKTGRIYTLQRRTDLTPGAWQDVVTVGPPVANGNLTLTDPAAIGDRWFYQVTVESASP from the coding sequence ATGCTCCAATTCCCCCACATCCCGCGTGCCTTCCGCACCGCCATCGGATGCGCGGCATTGCTCGCCTCCGCAGCATCGGCTGCCGAGCCAGTGCCATTCGCTTGGACCGACGCCGTCGATGGCGCTTGGAGCGACGCCACGAAATGGACCAGCGCCGACAGCAGCGCCCCCGCCGCCGCCGGTCTCGCTACCTATGAGATCGAGTTTTCTCCCGTCGGCACCTACACCGCGAATCAGGACCAGAATGCGGGCTTCCTTCTCAATCGCCTGACCTTCGGCGGCTCCACGGTGACCGTCTCGGGAAATGCGCTGCAGTTCACCACCAATGGTGCATCGCTTCCGGAGATCCGTCAGAACGGTGATGCGGAAGCGATCGTCGATGTGCCACTCGGCCTCGGTGCCGATCTGAGTTTCGGCGGCACTGGCACCGCAACGGTGACCCTGAATGGCGCTCTCACCGGCAATGGTGCCCTCACCAAGAATGGCGCCGCCCTACTTTCCCTCACCGGTGCCAATAGCTACCGCGGCAACACCACCATCACCGAGGGCACGCTGCGGCTCGCCCAACCGAATACCGGCAATGACAAATCCGTGGTCTCGATCGCGGCAGGAGCAACGCTCGATCTGAACTTCATCGGCAGCGACACGGTGGCGACACTGGTTCTCGGCGGGGTGCCGCAACTGGACGGCCTCTACAATGCCGCGAACACGGGCGGCGCGATCACCGGCACCGGCTCCTTGCTAGTCGTGACTCCACCGACATGGGCGGATGCAAAGCTCTCTTCCTTCATCATCGGCAGCTCCGTTTTGTCACCGGCCTTCAGTCCGCTGACGGGCACGTATTCCACCACGGTCGCCAACACGGTGACCACCATCACGGTGAAGCCCACCGCTTCCGGCGAGGACGCGACCATCACCGTGAACGGCAACAACGTCGCTTCCGGTGCCACCAGCAATCCCATCGGCCTCGCCGTGGGACCGAACCTCATCACCACACTGGTCCGCGCCAAGGACGGCGTCACCACGCGGACCTACACGGTCAACGTCAACCGCGGCTCGGCGGCGACGGTGGCCACCACCCCTGCGGTGGTCATTGATGCGACGCGCGCCACGCTGAACGGCACTACCAATCCCTTCGGTGCCGCCACGGTCTATTTCGAATATGGCCCGACCGCCGCTTTCGGCAGCCGCACGCCGGACCGCGATCTTTCCGGAAACACGCTGCGGACCTTTGCCGCCAGCGTGAACGGCCTGAGCGGCGCGACGACGTATCAGTTCCGCTCCGTGCTGGTGAACCCCGCGGGTACTATCTACGGCGACACGCGCCAATTCACCACCGCACCGAATCCGCCGGTGGCCGCGACCGGCTCGCCGGCGAACATCACGACTTCCACCGCCACGCTGGTGGGTGCGGTGAATCCGAATGGCGTGCAAGCATCGGCCTATTTCGAATACGGCCTCACCACCGCCTACGGCCAATCCACGCCGGTGCAGAAGATCACGGCGGGCTTCAATACGGTGGCCGTGCAGGCACCGAACCTCTCGCTGATCGCCGGTGCCTCGTATCACTACCGCCTCGTCGCCAGCAACACCGCCGGGACCGCCTTCGGCAATGATGTGATCTTCACGGTCACCACCGGCGGCGGCAGTGGCACCGCCAGCGCGGTTCCGACCGTCACGACCGGTGCTGCGGGTGGAGTCGCCACCGAGTCCGCGATCCTTCAGAGCAGTGTGAATGCGAATGGCGGCACCACGCTGGTGAAGTTCGAATACGGTCTCACCGCGTCGCTCGGCACCTCTACCTCGCAACAGGGCATTGGCAACGGCACCGATCCGGTAGACGTGGCGCGTTCCATCACTGGCCTGCTCCCAGGCACTCTCTACTACTATCGCGTCTCCGCCTCAAACGGGCTCGGAGCGAGCAATGGCGACACGCTAACCTTCACCACCGCTTCGCCCGCACCCACCGCGGTGACCGGCGAATCCACGGTGCTGACCACCACGACCGTCCGCATCGATGGCTCTGCCCGTGCCCGTGGTGCCGATGCCGAGGTGTGGATCGATTACGGCACGGACGGCATCATTTTCGATAGCGTGCGCGCCACTCCCGGCACGGTGAGCGGCGATGGCGTGATCCCGATCAGCGCGGAACTGGATGAACTCGCGCAAGGCGTGACCTATCACTACCGCGTGCGCGCGGTGGGGCCGGGCGGCACCGGTAACGGCGAAACCAAGACCTTCGATGTCGAATCACTCTCCGGCCTGATCCAACAATTCCCACCCGGCGTGCCGCTCGCGGATCGCCGCGGCTCGGTGGACGTGACGTTGAGCCCGGCCGACATCGGCGGCGGTTGGCGTTTCGCCGGTGAGCAATTCTGGCGTGCCTCCGGTGTTCCCGCGACGGGGCTGACGACGGGCGACCGAGTGATCGAATACCGTCCTGTCGCAGGCTACGTCCAACCGGCCACTGAAGCAGTCGCCGTGGCCAGCGTGGTCACGCCGCTTGCTCTAGCCCGCACCTACACTCCCTCCGGCACGCCCGGCAGCGGCAGCGTGACGGTGACTCTCAAGCCACAGAACCTGACCGAAGATGAAGCTCCCGCGCGCTGGAAATTCTACGGAGAAGATGACACCGCCTGGAGAGAGAGTGGCGTCACCGTTGCCGACCTCGTCCCTGGAGAATACGTGATCCTTTGCAAGCCGATCACCGGTCGAGCCACGCCGGCACCGGTCACCGCGACGGTGGACGATGGCCAGAACACTGCGGTTACCATCACTTACTACATCGCCGAAGAAGCGATCGGAACGGCGCCCACGATGGTTCCCTTTGAGGCGGTGTCGACCGACGCCTCGGTGCCGAATGGCTTTGTCGGGCAGATCCGCAGCGACGCAGGATCGGGCACTGGCTTCGTGGTTCGTCCAAAGGTGGTCGTCACGGTCGGCCACGCGGTGTTCGACGACGGCACGCTTTCGATCGCCACCGGTTTGCAGTGGCTGTTCCAACATGATCGTGGCGTGCACTCTCCGGTGCCGAAGATTCCGCGCGGTCACTACCTGATGACCGGCTACGCGGCACAGCGAGCGCTCGACAACTCGCCCGGCGTTTCTTCCCCGCAGTCGCAGAATCTCGACGTGGCGACGATGTTCTTCCTCGAAGACGTGGGCCGCGGTGGCTTCAGCGGTTTCCTCGCCAGTGACAACCTGACGAACGAGTTCCTGCTCTCCGATTCGCTCAAGACGCTCACCGGTTATCCCATCGACGGCACTTCCGAAGCCGACCTCGACCGGATGCACGCGACGCCACCGGCGGCCGTGACCTTTGCGAAGGGCTTCGAGCGTACTTACACGACTTCGGACATCCGTGCGAGCGGTGGTGCTTCGGGCGGACCGCTGTGCGTTCTCTCGAATGGTGCCTATTATCCGGCCGCAGTTTATCTCGGCGGCACCGGCCAGACGGTCGTGCGATCCTTCGATAGCGACGTGGTGGAAATGATCGGCTTCGCCAGCGATAGCTCGGGCGATGGCGTCGGAGCTAGCGGCGGTGGAGGCACCAGCACCTTGGTGGAGGACTATGATGAGCCCACGCTCGGCGGACTGAAAGTCGTGATCGAGCCCGCCGCAGCCCGCAATGCCGGTGCCGGATGGCGCATCAATCCGGCGGCGGCCTATCAACCCTCCGGCTCGCAGCTCGATGACCTTTCGCCCGCTGAATACGAGGTGAGCTTCCCGACGATCGCCGGCTTCGTGCCGCCGGTGACCGAGTCCGTGACTCTGGAGGAAGGCAAGCTCACCACACTGACCTTCACCTACGAATCGGTGGTAGTTGCTCCGGTGATCACCTCGGCGGCGACCGTTTCCGGCAATCGCGGCGAGGCGCTTTCCTACCAGATCACGGCGGATCATTCGGCGGTGCTCTTCACACTCCGCGGCGTGCTGCCGCAGGGCCTCAGCTTTGATGGCTCGAACGGCCTGATCTCGGGTATCCCAACCGAAGCGGGCGTTTTCCCGGTGGTGATCGGCGCCAGCAACTCGGGCGGTGCGGATAGCCGCCCGCTCGTCATCACCACGCTGCCGCTGATCGCCAATCAGGCGGTCGCCGTGAACTACCTGGTGCCAATGAGCTATCAGGTGCTTTCGAGTGAAAGCGCAGGTGCCCAATGGTCGGCCACTGGCTTGCCACCCGGCACCAGTATTCATCCTGCGACCGGCATTATCAGCGGCACTCCGACGACACCGGCAGTGTATCCCGCGGTGGTGACGGTCACGACCCGCGGTGCTTCCGCCCATGCCACGGTGACGATCACCGTCAAAGGCATCGCTCCGCACATCACCCAGAACCCGGTGGCCTCGCGCAGTCTCCAGTATGGCACCACCACCACGCTGACGGTCGCGGCCACCGGTCTGCCGGAGCCGACCTTCCAATGGTATGAAGGCCCGTCCGGAAACACTGACGCACCAGTGCTGGGAGCCACCTCGCCGCTCTTCATGACGCCGCCGGTGACGGTCAACACCCGCTTCTGGGCACGCGCCTCCAGCATCAGCGGATCTGCCGACAGCTCGGCGACGGTGATCACCGTGCTGCCTTCCTCAAATGCCAACTTGATCGGCCTCTACACGAGCGAGGGTGACGTCAGCCCGATCTTCAACTTCGGCATCACCGCTTATTTCATCACGGTGCCGAATGATGTGCCTTCGATCCAGATCACGCCGATCGCCGAAGTACTGCAGTCCACGGTGAAAGTGGCCAATCAACTCGTGCCGGCAGATGCCGCCAGCGATCCGGTCACGCTGAGTCCGACCAGCACCGTCATTCCGATCGACGTGACGTCCGGCAACGGAAGCACCACCAAGCGCTACACGCTGACCGTGACGCGCTCGGCGCCGCCTTCCGTCGTCACCGGCACGGTGGCGGACGGCGGTGACAAGACAGCGACCCTGACCGGCACAGCGACGCCGAACGGCCCGGCGACCGTGTTCTTCCAATATGGCACCACGCCAACCTTCGGCAACGCAACCGCCGGGCAGGTGATCTCCGGCAATTCAGCGCTTGGCATCCAAGGCGGACTCTTTGGCCTCTTGCCGGAGGTGACCTACTACTATCGCATCGGTCTCACCACTTCGGCGGGAACCATCTTCGGCACCACGAAGAACTTCACGACCAAGCAATCGCCGCCGCTGGTCGCCACCGGCCAAGCGGTCGATGTGGCGGAAGGCAGCGTGAAGCTCGTGGGTGCGGTCGATCCGAATGGCACGGCCACTTCGGTGTATTTCGAGTGCGGGGAATTCGTCGGGCCATCCTGGTACCCCCAAAACACGCCGACGCAACAAGTCCCCGGCGGCAGCTCGGTGGTGGACATCGAGGCCACATTGACCGGGTTGCACGTGGGTGGGTCCTACGCCTACCGGCTGATCGGCATCAGCAGCTTCGGGCAGACCTCCGGCGAGTTCGTTTACTTCGTGGTCGGCCAAAGCGGATCCGGCACCGGGATCCCGACCACACTGCCAGTCGCCACCACGGAGGAGGCCCTGGATGTCACCGATACGAGCGCGCTGCTGCAGGGCACGGTGAATCCCCAGGGCGGCACGACCTTCACCCGCTTCGAATACGGCCTGACGACCGGCTACGGAAGCTCGACACCGGCCAGCGGAATCGGCAGCGGGACCGAAGACGCCACCGTGGTGCGGACCGCTTCGGGCCTGCTTCCCGGATCGACCTATCACTATCGTGTCGTCGCCTTCAACAGTCTCGGTATCACCTACGGTGAAGATCGCACTTTCGCCACCGGCCTGCAAACACCCATTGCAACAACCCTCGCGGCCTCGCCGCTTGAAGCGGGAGGCATTCGCGTCACCGGCACCGCCCGCGCACGCGGTGGTCCGGCGGAAGTTTACTTCGAATATGGCACCGATGGCGTTTCTTTCCCGAACCGCGTTCGAGCGACGGAACTCACGGTAAACGGTGATGACGACAAGCCGATCTCAGCCCCGCTCGATGGACTGCTGCCGCAGCAGACATACTATTATCGCTCACTCGCGATCCGGGCCGGTAACAACAACTCGTTCGGCATCGGCGAAACGAAGTCGTTCCGCAGCGATGCACTGGCGGGCTTGTTCCAGAAGTTCCCGCGCGAGCTTGACGAGACCGCTCACTCGGGCGAGCTGCAGGTGTTCCTCACACCGACCGGTCTCGGCAAGTGGCGCTTCGTCGGGGACATCGAATGGAAAGCCTCCGGTGCAGTGGCGAAGGGCCTCACGACAGGTGACCGCGAAATCGAATTCTTTCCCGAGCCCGGTCGGCTTCAGCCCGGACGTGAACTGATTGGCATCATCAGCGGAACGCCGCGCGTGGTAATCACCCGCGACTATCTCCAGTCCACCGTTCCCCGCAGTGGTGCGCTTCAAGTGTTCATGGAGCCGAAGAGCCGTACCCTTCCTTCGGTCCCGCTGGGGCAGCGGCCACAGTGGCGGCTCTCCGGCTTCAATGGCGGACCGTGGACCGAGTCGGGCGGCACGCTCACCGGCATCGCCCCGGGCAATCATCTGGTGGAATTCAAAGCGGCGCTGGATCTGGACGCACCCGCTCCGGTGAAGGTGCTGGTGGCCGATGGCGAAACCCGCACCTACACGTTCGCCTACGACCCCGACCTCGATGCCACCAAGGCAAGTTCGCTCCGCGAGCTGACCTTCGACACGATCTCGACGCGCCGGAATCTCCCCTATGCCTATGTCGGCCATTTGCGCACGGACTCGGGGTCCTTCAGCGGCTTCGTGGTGAAACCACGGGTCGTCGCCACGGTGGCGCAGGCCATGTTCGATGAGGTGACGCTTTCGCAGGTTCCCGGCGCGCAGTGGCTCTTCCAGCGCTCGCGCGAGGTGCATGAGCCGGTGCCGATGGTGCCTCGTGGCTTCTACGTCTTCGATGGCTATGCGGCCCAGCGTGCATCGGAGAATACTCCCGGCCAGCCCGGGATCGCCTCACAACGCTACAATGCCGCCGCCATTTACTTCGCCGGGGAGGCAGGCCGAGGCGGCTACTCCGGCTTCCTTTCCACCGATGGCGCGATACAGCCACTGGTGACAGCCACGACTCTCAAGACCGTGGTCGGTTATCCTTTCCGCGGCAGCGGATCGGCTGACGGCCGGGCCAAGATGAATGCGTTCCGCGCCACCGCGGCAGGCTATGTACCGGTCACCGAAGGTGTCTTCGGAACGGACAAGATTCACGCCCTCTCCGGCATGCTCGGCGGACCCGTCTGTGCCCAGCTCGACGGCGGAAGCTACTTCCCCGCTGGCATCTATGTCGGCGGAAACAATGCGCAGAATCTGGTCCGCTCGATCGACACCAGCGTGATCGATCTCTTCAACCGTGCGGAGATCACCGCGCAGACCGGCAACAACAACACCTCGGGCGGGATTTCGCTGACCAGCTACACGGCGATCTCGACCACGCTTAGCAAGGGTGCCCTGACGGTCATTCTGGAGCCAGCCGAGGCACGGGCCGCAGGTGCACTTTGGAAGCTGAACAATGAGGTCAGCTTCCTTGCCTCCGGCACTCGCAAGAACAACCTCACGGTCGCCCCCTACAACATCCAGCTCAAGGATGCACCCGGCTTCGTCACCCCGACGATGCAGACGGTCAACGTGCTGGGGAGCAGCCTGCTGACGGTGACGATCACCTACGCGCCGCAGGTTTCGGCAATCTCCTCGTGGCGCTCGGATCACTTCGGCACCACCGCGAATGCAGGAAACGCATCCGACAGCGAGGACCCTGACCACGACGGTAGCATCAACATCGACGAATACACCGCCGGTACCGATCCGAACAATCCGAACGACGTCTTCCGGGTCGGCTCCGTCACGCGCACGGGCAACTCCGTTTCCGTCGTGGTGCCGGCCAAGACCGGCCGGATCTACACCCTGCAGCGTCGCACGGATTTGACACCCGGAGCTTGGCAAGACGTCGTCACCGTGGGTCCGCCGGTGGCGAATGGAAATCTTACCCTCACCGATCCCGCGGCCATTGGAGACCGATGGTTCTATCAGGTGACGGTGGAGTCGGCGTCGCCATGA